In the Chloroflexota bacterium genome, ATCCGAACTGGCGGCTCGACCCCGAGCGTCACGGCGCGGACAAAGCTGACCGATCCCATGATGACGCCCACGATGACGCCCGTACACAGCTCCTTGCGAAGCACACGCAGCAGGTCGCGCAAGCGAACGTCGCCGACGGCCAGAGCGCGGGTAAGGGTCGTCGTGATCTGCGAACCGACGTTCCCTCCCGTGCCGATGAGGAGCGGAATGAAGAACGTGAGCGAGACCACCGCGGCCATCGTGTCCTCGAAGTGGCGGAGCACGGTGCCCGTGTATGCCTCGGCCACGAAGAGGATTAACAGCCAGCCGATTCGCTTCCGCGCCATTTGCACAATGGTGGCGCGTAGATAGGGAACGTCGAGCGGTTGGGAGCCGCCCAAGCGCTCGATGTCTTCCGTCGCCTCTTCTTCGAGAACGTCGGCCACGTCGTCGGCAGTGATCACGCCAATCAGGTGCCCCCCTTCATCGACTACGGGCAGGGCAAGCAGGTCGTTCTCGGTGAGGACGCCCGCGGCAAGCTCCTGGTCCGCGTCGGCCGGGACCGATAGCACCTGCGTGCGCATGATGTCCCCGATGCGGGATAGGGGATCCGCAACGACGAGGTCGCGCAGGCTCACAACACCGAGAAGCCGCCCCTCTGGCTCGGTCACGTAGACGTAGTAGATCGTTTCCGCGGATGGCGCCTGCGTGCGAAGCAGGCGCATTGCCGCGGCCACCGTCAGATCGGGACCGATCGCCACATACTCTGGCGTCATTCGTCCGCCGGCGGTGTCCGATGGGTACGTGAGGAGGTCCCTGATCTCCTTCGCTTCCTCGGCCTCCATCTGCGCC is a window encoding:
- the mgtE gene encoding magnesium transporter, with the translated sequence MRLEPTGVDVRHVRDVLATGSRAAAQDLVWLSPSELAEVLLQLDAVELATLDLALGPDRLADAVAQLDPSEAAELLIRFSRAAAADILEEMEPDDATDVVDELKQSEAEDILAQMEAEEAKEIRDLLTYPSDTAGGRMTPEYVAIGPDLTVAAAMRLLRTQAPSAETIYYVYVTEPEGRLLGVVSLRDLVVADPLSRIGDIMRTQVLSVPADADQELAAGVLTENDLLALPVVDEGGHLIGVITADDVADVLEEEATEDIERLGGSQPLDVPYLRATIVQMARKRIGWLLILFVAEAYTGTVLRHFEDTMAAVVSLTFFIPLLIGTGGNVGSQITTTLTRALAVGDVRLRDLLRVLRKELCTGVIVGVIMGSVSFVRAVTLGVEPPVRIVVAVSALAIVLWASAVAAVLPLILRRFRIDPAVVSAPFIATLVDGTGLMIYFTVADRLMGLNA